From the Ensifer adhaerens genome, the window CGGCCAATGTCGAAGAAGAACGCCGCATGTCGATGCTGGTCGCCGAAAAGGAGAAGCTGCGCCAGTCGAGCGCCAGCGAGCTCGCCGCCGAACAGCGCAAGGCCCAGGAGCTGGCCAGCCAGGCCACCAATCTCCAGGGCCTGATCGGCTCGCTCGAAAGCCAGATTTCCTCTGTGCGCGAGGCCGCCGAAGCGGCGCGCGCCCAGGAGGAGGAGCGCCGACGCATGAGCGATGCCGAGCGCGAGGCGGCACGCGAATTGGCCCGCAACGCGGTGCCCGACAAAAACCGCATTGCCCCCGCATATGTGTTTTCGGAGCTGAGGAACAAGCTTGCCTATCCTGCCGCGGGATCGCTGTTACGCAAGTTCGGCGATGCGGACGGCACGGGGCATTCGCTGCAAGGGATCATGTTGGAAACCAATCCCGGCGCGCTGGTGACTGCGCCGTCAGATGGCTGGATCGTCTATGCAGGCAATTTCCGCAGTTATGGGCAGATGATCATTCTCAACCCGGGTGACGGCTACCACGTCGTACTGGCGGGCATGGAGAAGGTGAGCGTACAGCCCGGACAGTTTGTCGTGGCCGGCGAGCCGCTGGCGACGATGGGGGCGAAAAGAGTGGCGAGCGCTGCGGCCTTGGCGCTGGAAACGGACCGGCCGACGCTTTACATTGAATTCCGGAAAGACGGGAAACCGGTTGATTCCCGACCGTGGTGGACCGCAGCAGAGGTTGGAAAGGCGCGAAATGATACGTAGGGCTTCACTTGTTCTGGTCGGGGCGCTGATGGGCGCGACCGCGATGGGCGTGGTTTATTCGGCTGTCGTTCCGGCCGTCGCTGCCAACACCTCGACCTATCGCGAACTGGCAATTTTTGGCGACGTATTCGAACGCGTACGCGCGCAATACGTGACGCCGCCGCAGGATGACAAGCTGATCGAGAATGCCATCAACGGCATGCTCTCGTCGCTTGATCCGCATTCGAGCTACATGAACTCGGCCGACGCCGAGGACATGCGTACCCAGACCCGCGGTGAATTCGGCGGTCTCGGCATCGAAGTTACGATGGAAGACGATCTCGTCAAGGTCACGAGCCCGATCGACGATACGCCTGCTGCGCGCGCTGGCGTGCTTGCCGGTGACTTCATTTCGAAGATCGACGGTGCGGACGTTCGCGGCCTGAAGCTTGAAGACGCCGTTGAAAAGATGCGTGGCGCTGTCGGCACTCCGATCAAGCTGACGATCCTGCGCAAGGGTGCGGACAAGCCGATCGAATTGACGATCGTTCGCGACGTCATTGCCGTTCGCGCCGTCAAGTTCCGCACCGAAGGCGACGTCGGCTACCTGCGCGTCATCTCCTTCACGGAGAAGACCTACGACGACCTGAAGAAGGGCATCGAGAAGATCAAAGCGGACGTGCCGGCCGACAAGCTCAAGGGCTATGTCCTCGACCTGCGCCTCAACCCGGGTGGCCTGCTTGACCAGGCGATCAACGTCTCCGACGCCTTCCTGGAGCGCGGCGAGGTCGTTTCGACCCGTGGCCGCAACCCGGACGAAACCCGCCGCTTCAACGCGACGCCGGGCGACCTGACCGACGGCAAGCCGGTAATCGTGCTCATCAACGGCGGTTCGGCCTCCGCTTCGGAAATCGTCGCGGGCGCCCTGCAGGACCTGAAGCGTGCGACCGTGCTCGGCACGCGCTCCTTCGGCAAGGGTTCGGTCCAGACGATCATCCCGCTCGGCGAAGCCGGTGCGCTGCGTCTGACGACCGCGCTCTACTACACGCCGTCGGGCAAATCGATCCAGGGCACGGGCATCACCCCGGACATCAAGGTCGAACAGCCGCTGCCGCCGGAACTGCTCGGCAAGGTCGAGGCTCAAGGCGAGTCCGATCTGCGTGGCCACATCCAGGGCCAGAGCGAGACCGACGAAGGTTCGGGCTCGGTCGCCTATGTGCCGCCGGAACCGAAGGACGACCTGCAGCTCAACTACGCGCTCGACCTCTTGCGCGGCAAGAAGTCGGATCCGTCCTTCCCGGCCAGTCCGGAACAGGCTCAGCTGAAGAAATAAGCCTGAGACGATATTCAATCGAGAGCGCCGCGTGTTCGAAAGACCACGCGGCGTTCTGCATTTCAGCAGGACGCGCCCCGCCCAGGGCAGATGCACTGGTCAACGCTTCACAGCTAAATTATAGGGGTACAGGCGCTGCCGCGGGCACTGATTCTCAGGCCACCGGTGCGCTGAGAGAGGAACAGGCGAAGTGTCTCAGTGCCGCCTCGCTCGATAGCGCCACGCGTCCTGTCAGGTGCGCAAGGAGCGCTGCAGCATTTTGAATTGCTGCACGTTTTGTCCTTTGATCGACTGTGATCAAAGGCAGGCATGCAGAAGCGGCAACATCGCACAGACCGACCGAGGCTCCGTTTGGGAACTGATCTCAATGCCCCCCTGGGCCAGAACCGGCGGGTAAAGCCAGCGGCGAAGCGCAATCCCGGACGTCTGCTCGGGTTCTCTCTTCTCGGCCTTTGTATAGCGTCAGTGGTCGGACTGTCATTGTGGGGCAGCCTTGCGCCGGACGGGCTGAAGCGCGGCCAGACCGAAACGGCGATGACCGAAAGCGCCAAGGGCGACGGCGAGAAACCGTCGAAGGCGGCAAACAGCCAGTCGGGCGCCGGCGGAACGATGAAGCCGGGAACCGCCTACTCCGGCGCCGACGTCGAGCACACGCTCACCGACGACGGCTCCACCGTTACGACGTTTTCGCCGCGCAGCCGTGACGGCAAGGGCCCTGCTCTTATCAATGTCGGTCCGATCCGCGGCCAGGATCCGCGTATGGCCGCCATGCCCAATGACGACCTCCTGGAGGACAGCCCAGCCGGGCGTCTACCGATTATCGGTCCGGACGGGCTGCGCCCGATGGATCAATATGCACGCCCCTGGTCCGGCGCACGTGGCACCCGCATCGCGCTCATCGTCGGCGGCCTTGGCCTCAGCCAGACCGGAACGCAGAAGGCAATCCGCGACCTGCCAGGCGAAGTGACGCTGGGATTTGCCACAGCCGGAAACAGCCTGCAGCGCTGGATGCAGGAGGCGCGCCGAAGCGGCCACGAGCTCCTGCTACAGCTGCCGATGGAGCCGTTCGACTACCCGGCCAACGATCCCGGTCCCAATGCCTTGCGCATCGGCCTCGGTGAAAAGAAAAACCTTGCGGAATTGCATCGCAACCTCGCCGAAATCACCAACTACACCGGCGTCATGAATTATCTCGGCGGTCGTTTCCTGTCGGATGCCGATGCGCTGGAGCCGGTCATGCGCGATCTCGGCAAGCGCGGCCTGCTGTTTCTGGACGACGGTACGTCGGCGCAATCGCTCTCGGGTAAGCTCGCCGATGCCTTCGATGTGCCGCATGGTTTTGCCGACCTGACGCTCGACACCGAACTCAGCCGCGGTGCGATCCTGCGCAAGCTCGATGAGCTGGAGCGCATAGCGCGGCGCAACGGCACCGCCATCGGCGTCGCCTCCGCTTTCGACGAAAGCGTCAGCGCGATCGCCTCCTGGATCGGCGAAGCACAGGGACGCGGCATCGAGATCGTCGGCGTGTCCGCGCTCGTCAAGGATCCGCAACAGAACTAGCGTACACGCAACCCGATCGGAATGCATGGATATGGAAGGAAGAGGCAGCCGATGAGCAAGGACAAGAAACTGAAGGCGGAAGACCTGCCTTACCGCCCCTGCGTCGGCGTCATGGTGCTGAACCGCGCCGGCCTCGTCTGGGCCGGCCACCGGATCGCCGTCGGCAATTCCGAATATGACGGTTCGCCGCAGCAGTGGCAGATGCCGCAGGGTGGCATCGACAAGGGTGAAGACCCGCTGAAGGCGGCCTATCGCGAACTTTACGAGGAGACTGGAATGCGCTCGGTCTCGCTGCTGGCGGAAGCGCCGGGCTGGATCAATTACGACCTGCCGACGCATCTGATCGGCATTGGCCTCAAGGGCAAGTTTCGCGGCCAGACGCAGCGCTGGTATGCCTTCCGCTTCGAGGGCGACGAGAACGAAATCGCCATCAACCCGCCACCCGGCGGCCACGAACCGGAGTTCGACGCCTGGGACTGGAAGCCGATGCGTGACCTGCCGGAGATGATCGTGCCGTTCAAGCGCAAGGTCTACGAGGAAGTCGTCACGGCCTTCGCGCATCTCGCGCCGTAATCCAGCCCCCCGGATGAAGATACAAAAAGGCCGGCGATGTCGCCGGCCTTTCTTTGTGACATTTGCACCGAGCTTAGTCGGCTTCGGCCTCGTTGGCCGGGGCAGCGTTGAGCTGGCCGTATTTCTCTTCACCGATCTTGTCGAGCAACTCGAGCTGGGTTTCGAGGAAGTCGATATGGCCTTCTTCGTCGGCGAGCAGCTCTTCGAAGAGCTTCATGGAGACATAGTCTCCGGCGGCGTGACAGATGTCGCGCGATTTCTTGTAGGCGGTGCGAGCGTCGTATTCGCCGGCAAGGTCGGCCTTCAGCACTTCCTTGACGTTCTGGCCGATGCGCAGCGGTGCAACCGTCTGCAGGTTGGGGTGGCCTTCAAGGAAGATGATGCGCGCGACGAGCTTGTCGGCATGCTGCATCTCCTCGATGGATTCCGCGCGCTCCTTCTTGGCGAGAAGCGTGTAACCCCAGTCTTCGAGGAGGCGGTAATGCAACCAGTACTGGTTAACGGCACCGAGTTCGAGATAGAGCGCTTCGTTAAGCTGCTCGATGACCTTTTTGTCGCCTTTCAAGATCCGCCCTCCGGTTGTCTTCGTGGAATTGTCTAAGGCGGGTCATGAAATCAAATATCTCAGCGTCCGTCGAGTCGCGGTGCGCGTGATATTGCTCGGTGGTGCGAATGATGATGTCGACGACATTGGGGAAGCAGCCGCAGCAGCGACCGCGCTTTTCCATCGCGTGATAGACTTTCGCCGGCACGATCAGCTGCCAACAGTCGTCGTTGAGGAGACCGATGATCGTGTCCTCGATCTCTTTTTCCGTGATGAAATTGCAGCTGCAAACCAGCATGTCGTCTCGCCTGTCGTACGCAACGCCCTGTGTCAGCGCATAAAGCAAAACAGGACATTTAGTGTCAACTAAAAACTCCGCGAGCGGAAGTTGCAGGTTGATTAGAACGACTCTAATATTGACAAAAAGCTTCGTCTTTTCAGAATATTAGAGAAATATGAAGGACTATTCTTGCAGACCTAAGGTCGATCCTGCTGCAGGTCTCCTGCGACATTTTTACACACACCAAGGGTTCCTCCCATCAAACACTGCCAGGAAGAGCCCCCAACGGCAGTCTCGCCGAATGGTCCGGCAAACCGCTCCGGGCGTCGCGCAAGATGAACGGCTCATTTCACCGCAAGGCCCACCCGCGCCGCCCTTTGAGGCGGTGCGGGTGGGCCTCTGCCATCAATGGAAATTGCGTCCCTTCGGCATCACGTCCGCGACCTCGGCCGTCGCCTGCCGTGGCCTGCCATCGGATTCCCGGATTATCGGCAGGCGCAGATTGCCCTGCGCCTTCTTCTCGCGCGCGTCGCCGGTCGGTCTCAGCGCTTCGTCGGCGCGGTCGCTGCCCCCGAACCGCCGGGCTTCCTTGCGCAGCAGTCCCAGCATCGGCGTGATGTCCTCGATGTGTTCGGCGACCACATGGATGACGCTGCTTTCGCGCTGCAGCCGGCCGCGGATCTTGACGAGGCGTGCCCCCATGACCACCGGGCGATAGGTCGTAAACACTTTTGGCCAGACGATCGCATTGGCGACACCAGTCTCGTCCTCGATCGTCATGAAGATGACGCCCTTGGCCGAGCCCGGACGCTGGCGAACGAGCACCAGCCCGGCGACCGTTATCCGCCGCCCGACCGGAGCAGTCGCAAGCGTGCGGCTGGTGACGATGCCCTGCGCGGCAAGTGTGTCTCTGAGGAAGGAGACCGGATGCGCCTTCAGCGAGAAAGAGAGATAACGATAGTCGTTGATCACCTGCTCGCCCGCCAGCATCTCCGGCAGGATCATCGCGGGCTCCGGCCGCAACTCCTCTCTCGCAGCACCCTCGAAGAGCGGCAGCCGCTCGGCCGCACTCTTTTCATCCAGAGCCTTCACCGCCCAAAGCGCCTTGCGACGATCGAGCCCGATCGAGCGGAAGGCATCGGCATCGGCGAGCCGCTCGAGCGCTGAACGGGAGAGGCCGGAGCGTAACCAGAGATCACGAACCGACCCGTAACCGGCACCCCTATTGGCGACGAGTTTATCTTCAAGCTCCTTTTGGTTCAGCCCCTTGATCGAATTGAAACCGAGGCGCATCGCCTTCGTCGTCCTGATCACGTCCTCCATCTCGCGGTGGCGCGGCTCGATGGCGTTGCG encodes:
- a CDS encoding murein hydrolase activator EnvC family protein; translated protein: MGRDDAGRLGRKAAAFAFALAIGLPAGAQEVTPPGATMAGQEQGPPDPAADLTLRRNSTRSELDALSKTITLSQERANALTETIAEIDKTNETLRAAIVESAKKRQDLEQQIVDGEKKLSDLRTKEDAVRKSLHARRGVLAEVLAALQRMGRNPPPAILVTPEDALASVRSAILLGAVVPGLRKETENLVADLKALSDIRAGIDKQREDLTAAMTANVEEERRMSMLVAEKEKLRQSSASELAAEQRKAQELASQATNLQGLIGSLESQISSVREAAEAARAQEEERRRMSDAEREAARELARNAVPDKNRIAPAYVFSELRNKLAYPAAGSLLRKFGDADGTGHSLQGIMLETNPGALVTAPSDGWIVYAGNFRSYGQMIILNPGDGYHVVLAGMEKVSVQPGQFVVAGEPLATMGAKRVASAAALALETDRPTLYIEFRKDGKPVDSRPWWTAAEVGKARNDT
- a CDS encoding S41 family peptidase, giving the protein MIRRASLVLVGALMGATAMGVVYSAVVPAVAANTSTYRELAIFGDVFERVRAQYVTPPQDDKLIENAINGMLSSLDPHSSYMNSADAEDMRTQTRGEFGGLGIEVTMEDDLVKVTSPIDDTPAARAGVLAGDFISKIDGADVRGLKLEDAVEKMRGAVGTPIKLTILRKGADKPIELTIVRDVIAVRAVKFRTEGDVGYLRVISFTEKTYDDLKKGIEKIKADVPADKLKGYVLDLRLNPGGLLDQAINVSDAFLERGEVVSTRGRNPDETRRFNATPGDLTDGKPVIVLINGGSASASEIVAGALQDLKRATVLGTRSFGKGSVQTIIPLGEAGALRLTTALYYTPSGKSIQGTGITPDIKVEQPLPPELLGKVEAQGESDLRGHIQGQSETDEGSGSVAYVPPEPKDDLQLNYALDLLRGKKSDPSFPASPEQAQLKK
- a CDS encoding divergent polysaccharide deacetylase family protein → MGTDLNAPLGQNRRVKPAAKRNPGRLLGFSLLGLCIASVVGLSLWGSLAPDGLKRGQTETAMTESAKGDGEKPSKAANSQSGAGGTMKPGTAYSGADVEHTLTDDGSTVTTFSPRSRDGKGPALINVGPIRGQDPRMAAMPNDDLLEDSPAGRLPIIGPDGLRPMDQYARPWSGARGTRIALIVGGLGLSQTGTQKAIRDLPGEVTLGFATAGNSLQRWMQEARRSGHELLLQLPMEPFDYPANDPGPNALRIGLGEKKNLAELHRNLAEITNYTGVMNYLGGRFLSDADALEPVMRDLGKRGLLFLDDGTSAQSLSGKLADAFDVPHGFADLTLDTELSRGAILRKLDELERIARRNGTAIGVASAFDESVSAIASWIGEAQGRGIEIVGVSALVKDPQQN
- a CDS encoding RNA pyrophosphohydrolase translates to MSKDKKLKAEDLPYRPCVGVMVLNRAGLVWAGHRIAVGNSEYDGSPQQWQMPQGGIDKGEDPLKAAYRELYEETGMRSVSLLAEAPGWINYDLPTHLIGIGLKGKFRGQTQRWYAFRFEGDENEIAINPPPGGHEPEFDAWDWKPMRDLPEMIVPFKRKVYEEVVTAFAHLAP
- the bfr gene encoding bacterioferritin produces the protein MKGDKKVIEQLNEALYLELGAVNQYWLHYRLLEDWGYTLLAKKERAESIEEMQHADKLVARIIFLEGHPNLQTVAPLRIGQNVKEVLKADLAGEYDARTAYKKSRDICHAAGDYVSMKLFEELLADEEGHIDFLETQLELLDKIGEEKYGQLNAAPANEAEAD
- a CDS encoding (2Fe-2S)-binding protein; this encodes MLVCSCNFITEKEIEDTIIGLLNDDCWQLIVPAKVYHAMEKRGRCCGCFPNVVDIIIRTTEQYHAHRDSTDAEIFDFMTRLRQFHEDNRRADLERRQKGHRAA